In Leptodactylus fuscus isolate aLepFus1 chromosome 2, aLepFus1.hap2, whole genome shotgun sequence, one genomic interval encodes:
- the LOC142194153 gene encoding odorant receptor 131-2-like — protein sequence MNITSDNPNATQLTFLETKAYEILLIVFFILAFLFFSFFIYFIVVLLIVFFTTPHVQENTRYILFAHMLINDTLYLIMGLVLSVFYTYVRYVPMPICYVMVTIANITFKVTPYNLAAMALERYIAICFPLRYAMFCTTQRTYFVIAAMWFVGLFPNVVDFTVLMVSAEKTFFSQRLACTQASLVAQPLQSILMSLSFIGSLILVAFIILFTYIKVMLIARKTNSKTSAASKAGKTLMLHAIQLLLCLLSLTFTFTESYNGESVLIVVDFYFLIFMCLPRLLSPLIYGIRDEVFSKHIKKMYSAKI from the coding sequence ATGAATATAACGAGTGATAATCCAAATGCGACCCAGTTGACCTTCCTAGAAACTAAGGCCTATGAGATTCTGTTAATCGTATTTTTTATCCTAGCTTTCTTATTCTTCTCCTTCTTCATCTACTTCATCGTTGTCCTGCTGATTGTCTTCTTCACCACTCCTCATGTCCAGGAGAACACGCGATATATCCTCTTTGCTCACATGCTCATCAATGATACCTTGTATCTTATCATGGGACTTGTCCTCTCCGTGTTCTATACCTATGTTAGATACGTTCCGATGCCCATCTGCTACGTCATGGTCACTATAGCAAATATTACCTTCAAGGTGACTCCCTATAACCTGGCGGCCATGGCGTTGGAGCGTTACATAGCCATTTGCTTCCCATTGAGGTATGCCATGTTTTGTACGACTCAAAGAACTTATTTTGTCATTGCAGCCATGTGGTTTGTTGGGCTGTTTCCTAACGTTGTCGATTTTACTGTCTTGATGGTCTCAGCCGAAAAGACATTTTTCTCCCAGCGCCTAGCCTGCACACAGGCGTCCCTCGTAGCGCAACCTCTGCAGTCCATTTTAATGTCATTGTCCTTCATCGGTAGTCTAATTCTAGTGGCTTTCATCATTCTCTTCACCTACATCAAAGTGATGCTCATAGCTCGGAAGACTAACTCTAAGACTTCTGCAGCCTCGAAGGCCGGTAAGACCCTAATGCTCCATGCCATTCAATTGCTTCTGTGTCTCCTGTCGTTGACGTTCACGTTCACAGAGTCCTACAATGGAGAAAGTGTCCTCATTGTGGTTGATTTTTACTTTCTGATATTCATGTGTTTGCCGCGGCTCCTCAGCCCTCTTATCTATGGGATTAGAGATGAAGTGTTCAGCaaacacattaagaagatgtattctgcaaaaatataa